In one window of uncultured Fusobacterium sp. DNA:
- a CDS encoding flavin reductase family protein codes for MEKKLFKGSVVLNPVPVVLITSKNSDGKDNVFTVAWTGTICTKPPMLSISIRPERLSYEYIKETMEFTVNLPTRRLTRETDYCGVRSGRTNDKIKEMGFTLKEGKEVKSSYIEECPVNIECKVKQIIPLGTHDLFLAEVLCSHIDSRLLDENEKIHFEWANLIAYSHGEYFPMPKEAIGSFGYSVAKKKTIEKRELLKRKTVPENKTKRKTTTKKKKVKR; via the coding sequence ATGGAAAAAAAACTTTTTAAGGGAAGTGTCGTTTTAAATCCGGTTCCTGTTGTTTTAATAACAAGTAAAAATTCAGATGGAAAAGATAATGTTTTTACTGTTGCTTGGACAGGAACTATTTGTACAAAACCTCCTATGCTTTCAATATCTATTAGACCTGAAAGATTATCTTATGAATATATAAAAGAAACTATGGAGTTTACTGTTAATCTGCCTACAAGAAGACTAACTAGAGAAACTGACTATTGTGGAGTTCGTTCAGGTAGAACAAATGATAAGATCAAAGAGATGGGATTTACTTTAAAAGAGGGGAAAGAGGTAAAATCTTCATATATTGAAGAATGTCCTGTAAATATTGAATGTAAAGTAAAACAAATTATTCCTCTTGGAACTCATGATCTATTTTTAGCAGAAGTTCTATGCTCTCATATCGATTCAAGATTATTAGATGAAAATGAAAAAATCCATTTTGAATGGGCTAACCTTATTGCTTATTCTCATGGGGAGTATTTTCCAATGCCAAAAGAAGCTATTGGAAGTTTTGGCTACTCAGTTGCTAAGAAAAAAACTATTGAAAAAAGAGAACTTTTAAAAAGAAAAACAGTACCTGAAAATAAAACAAAAAGAAAAACTACAACTAAAAAGAAAAAGGTGAAAAGATAG
- a CDS encoding VanZ family protein, with the protein MIGKIYEILLTHNRPWTLRELIFFVIVLVVVTIIFSILLKKDKMNLFQLIAGELLLIFIFIVLGSTVFTRVPDKVEAYKLMPFWSWNEVIKGDIELLEENLLNFLLLFPFGFLLPFIFYKKIRCYKALFMGLAFSFFIETSQLILYRGLFEWDDMIHNSLGAMLGCIIANKIFEKFVKKIKFK; encoded by the coding sequence TTGATAGGTAAAATATATGAAATTTTATTAACTCATAATCGTCCTTGGACATTAAGGGAGTTAATTTTCTTTGTTATTGTATTAGTGGTAGTAACTATTATTTTTTCTATTTTATTAAAAAAAGATAAAATGAATTTATTTCAATTAATAGCAGGAGAATTATTACTAATATTTATATTTATTGTATTAGGTTCTACAGTATTTACTAGAGTTCCAGATAAAGTGGAAGCATATAAATTAATGCCATTTTGGTCATGGAATGAAGTGATAAAAGGTGATATTGAATTATTAGAAGAAAACTTACTTAATTTTCTTCTTTTATTTCCATTTGGCTTTTTATTACCTTTTATATTTTATAAAAAAATAAGATGCTATAAAGCTCTTTTTATGGGATTAGCATTTTCATTTTTTATTGAAACTAGTCAATTAATATTATATAGAGGACTTTTTGAGTGGGATGATATGATACATAATTCTTTAGGAGCAATGTTAGGGTGTATTATAGCGAATAAAATATTTGAAAAGTTTGTAAAAAAGATTAAATTTAAATAA
- a CDS encoding AAA family ATPase produces the protein MKIKEIKIRNFRCYENIEIKLNPDYTVLIGINGAGKTTILDAISIALGGYVSTFDGMGTYGIDKNDSHYKMYEIGSSIEREHQFPVGIYAECEVDKKQISWIRGLNGEKGRTTNTGAKEIIKYASEIQTKIKMGNKDVILPVIAYYGTGRLWMQKKDRNLKKIQESFSRLKGYVDCIESASNEKMMLKWFEKMTYLELQEGKRIPELSVVKNALSQSYMAIDETIKTAEFNFKVRSGELEVAIRRENGIVENLPLRILSDGIKSTLSMIADIAYRMAILNPQLLDDILEETSGVILIDEIDMHLHPSWQKKIISVLKKIFPKVQFVFTTHSPSVLSNVSNKNVLILDNFEIYPLENMTYGKNFKLV, from the coding sequence ATGAAAATAAAAGAGATAAAAATTAGAAATTTTCGTTGCTATGAAAATATAGAGATAAAATTAAATCCAGATTATACAGTTTTAATTGGAATTAATGGAGCAGGAAAAACTACAATATTAGATGCTATATCTATTGCCTTAGGAGGATATGTTTCAACATTTGATGGTATGGGAACTTATGGAATAGATAAAAATGATTCTCACTATAAAATGTATGAGATAGGGAGTAGTATAGAAAGAGAGCATCAGTTTCCAGTAGGAATTTATGCTGAATGTGAAGTTGATAAAAAACAGATTTCATGGATAAGAGGTCTTAATGGAGAAAAGGGAAGAACAACTAATACAGGAGCAAAGGAAATAATAAAATATGCTTCTGAAATTCAAACTAAAATTAAAATGGGGAATAAAGATGTAATACTTCCTGTTATAGCATATTATGGAACAGGAAGACTTTGGATGCAGAAAAAAGATAGAAACTTAAAGAAAATACAAGAAAGTTTTTCACGTTTAAAAGGATATGTAGATTGTATTGAGTCAGCATCAAATGAAAAGATGATGTTAAAATGGTTTGAGAAAATGACTTATCTTGAATTACAAGAAGGAAAAAGAATTCCAGAGCTAAGTGTAGTTAAAAATGCTTTAAGTCAAAGTTATATGGCTATTGATGAAACAATAAAAACTGCTGAATTTAATTTTAAAGTAAGAAGTGGAGAATTAGAAGTTGCTATAAGAAGAGAAAATGGAATAGTAGAAAATTTACCTTTAAGAATATTAAGTGATGGAATAAAAAGTACATTAAGTATGATAGCAGATATTGCATATCGTATGGCAATATTAAATCCACAACTATTAGATGATATTTTAGAAGAAACATCAGGAGTAATCCTTATAGATGAAATTGATATGCACTTACATCCAAGCTGGCAGAAAAAAATAATTTCTGTATTAAAGAAAATTTTTCCAAAAGTACAATTTGTTTTTACAACACATTCTCCAAGTGTATTATCTAATGTATCAAATAAAAATGTTTTAATATTAGATAATTTTGAAATTTATCCTTTAGAAAATATGACTTATGGGAAAAATTTTAAACTAGTTTAA
- a CDS encoding HlyD family efflux transporter periplasmic adaptor subunit — MEKKWSSLDKNTVKKIAAVIAVVGIGAFALYKVNIFGTTEVKVAKVEVGALSDMNLYTGMVVPGEVVPVYISAPAVVEKVLVTEGEHVAKGTQLMIFSNKSVIENENLLKMNELDIRDIELRIVDLDSGSMKLELDNRTFEIQNLKEMVNADERKLSVVQQESRVLTERADVYTKLLEKDGVSATEANKISSEAGRKRVEFEDLKTNLSLNKQRYELAKVSFESLKRQLEIDKAQLNSKLQKLKLENEQLTLRDKQLKHPLVAEVDGVVVGLDVIEGSIVKPGERLLSISTSGENMVNVEVPLYQAGSIKKGQPAVIISRDYNGDKEYKGVVERVSTAAVTSKYSKGNDKVIQVEVSIKEDNDLSPGFIADVEISGASKDATPIINSFSVVEENQEYYVYINDGGRARKQKINVGARTANSYEVLDLPIGTEVIVNPFKVRNGEKIRIVD, encoded by the coding sequence ATGGAGAAAAAGTGGTCATCACTAGATAAAAATACAGTAAAAAAAATAGCTGCTGTGATAGCCGTTGTTGGAATAGGTGCTTTTGCTCTATATAAAGTAAATATTTTTGGAACTACAGAGGTAAAAGTTGCTAAAGTAGAAGTTGGGGCTTTATCAGATATGAATTTATATACAGGAATGGTAGTTCCAGGAGAGGTTGTTCCAGTATATATATCAGCTCCTGCTGTAGTAGAAAAAGTTCTTGTAACTGAAGGAGAACATGTAGCTAAAGGAACTCAATTAATGATTTTTAGTAATAAAAGTGTTATTGAAAATGAAAATTTATTAAAAATGAATGAGTTAGATATAAGAGACATTGAACTACGTATAGTAGACTTAGATTCAGGTTCAATGAAGTTAGAATTAGATAATAGAACTTTTGAAATTCAAAATTTAAAAGAGATGGTAAATGCAGATGAAAGAAAATTATCAGTAGTTCAACAAGAATCAAGAGTTTTAACAGAGAGAGCAGATGTTTATACTAAACTTTTAGAAAAAGATGGAGTATCAGCAACAGAAGCAAATAAAATAAGTTCAGAAGCTGGAAGAAAAAGAGTTGAATTTGAAGACTTAAAAACTAATTTATCTTTAAATAAACAAAGATACGAGTTAGCAAAAGTAAGTTTTGAAAGTTTAAAGAGACAGCTTGAAATAGATAAAGCTCAATTAAATTCAAAGTTACAGAAATTAAAATTGGAAAATGAACAACTAACTTTAAGAGATAAGCAATTAAAACATCCGCTTGTAGCTGAGGTTGATGGAGTAGTTGTAGGATTAGATGTTATAGAAGGAAGTATAGTTAAACCAGGAGAAAGACTTTTATCAATATCTACTTCTGGAGAAAATATGGTAAATGTAGAAGTACCTCTATATCAAGCAGGATCGATAAAGAAAGGGCAACCAGCAGTTATAATTTCTAGAGATTATAATGGTGATAAAGAGTATAAAGGAGTAGTTGAAAGAGTTTCAACAGCAGCAGTAACAAGTAAGTATAGCAAAGGTAATGATAAAGTTATTCAAGTTGAAGTTTCAATAAAAGAAGATAATGATTTAAGTCCTGGATTTATAGCTGATGTTGAGATTAGTGGAGCGTCTAAAGATGCAACACCTATTATTAATAGTTTTTCAGTAGTTGAAGAAAATCAAGAATATTATGTATATATTAATGATGGTGGTAGAGCAAGAAAACAAAAAATAAATGTAGGAGCTAGAACTGCTAATAGTTATGAAGTTTTAGATCTTCCAATTGGAACAGAGGTTATAGTAAATCCATTTAAGGTTAGAAATGGAGAGAAAATAAGGATAGTTGATTAA
- a CDS encoding ATP-binding protein, giving the protein MKKANIINLIKYYAEKNDSGFRNEAYQIANEFDKIGDYQLSEYIMALLSNANTFIPQINENELTFLKKVGINGDPLPLPEKIKADIIGIINAIGHNIGVNKFLFQGAPGTGKTETVKHIARILERDLFIVDFSYVIDSKLGQTGKNIVKLFEEINNFANPKKTIILFDEIDALALDRTDSNDLREMGRATTAVLKGLDSLNEKILLIATTNLFDHFDKALIRRFDSIIDFNRYSREDLIDISEIILNFYLSKFKNIGRNIRLFRKIISLMDKIPYPGDLKNLIKTSLAFSNPNDEFDYLRRLYISVLPKAEKTLKNLQRQGFTVREIEILTGISKSQVSRELKE; this is encoded by the coding sequence ATGAAAAAGGCAAATATAATAAATTTAATAAAATATTATGCCGAAAAAAATGACTCAGGATTTAGAAATGAAGCCTATCAAATAGCAAATGAATTTGATAAAATTGGAGACTATCAATTATCAGAATATATAATGGCTCTTCTTTCTAATGCAAATACATTTATTCCACAAATTAATGAAAATGAATTAACTTTTTTAAAGAAAGTAGGAATAAATGGTGACCCTTTGCCACTTCCTGAAAAAATTAAAGCGGATATAATTGGTATAATTAATGCTATTGGGCATAATATAGGAGTAAATAAATTCCTATTTCAAGGAGCTCCTGGAACGGGGAAAACAGAAACGGTAAAACATATTGCTAGAATTTTAGAAAGAGATTTGTTTATTGTTGATTTTTCATATGTTATAGATAGTAAATTAGGGCAAACTGGAAAAAATATAGTTAAATTGTTTGAGGAGATCAATAATTTTGCTAATCCTAAAAAAACAATTATTTTATTTGATGAAATAGATGCTTTGGCTTTAGATAGAACAGACTCTAATGATCTGAGAGAAATGGGAAGAGCTACAACAGCTGTTTTAAAAGGACTAGACTCTTTAAATGAAAAAATACTTCTTATAGCAACTACGAATTTATTTGATCATTTTGATAAAGCTTTAATAAGAAGGTTTGATTCAATTATAGATTTTAATAGATATTCAAGAGAAGATTTAATAGATATTTCTGAAATAATTTTAAATTTTTATTTATCTAAGTTTAAAAATATTGGAAGAAATATAAGATTATTTAGGAAAATAATTTCATTAATGGATAAAATACCTTATCCTGGAGATTTAAAAAATTTAATTAAAACATCATTAGCATTTAGCAATCCTAATGATGAATTTGACTATTTAAGAAGATTATATATTTCAGTATTGCCTAAGGCAGAAAAAACTTTAAAAAACTTACAAAGACAAGGATTTACTGTTAGAGAAATTGAAATTTTAACTGGTATTTCTAAAAGTCAAGTATCTAGAGAATTAAAGGAGTAG
- a CDS encoding S8 family peptidase, protein MNEILQLKGAFEQKDSNNRPAFPNVPKKKYVTIDHIVNLKNNLKEVRVFWQNEKLKIKPLVSAYYFDVVAKSNRIKGIFESGIKRNNDLIVGAKFSDGDKKKHIITYCVSTTTLNNAISYLEKAISIIKNYFGEKITYEDLKNIQADKYKNIFDKKNISKTRFASIIVDSYYLENFGIEKNNVNLEENSIITLYDTGTKTSEIMKQLDINFLNIRSIDETTVLLTPEQYNLLKTKAPYLISMAVSDISTLEKENILNVEEKIISIPSPSNEPTIGVIDTLFDENVYFSEWVTFVNKVDSNIPLIPEDYRHGTMVSSIIVDGSNINPELDDGCGRFKVRHFGVTTSGKFSSFSILRAIKEIVETNRDIKVWNLSLGSSMEINPNFISPEAAILDKIQFDNNVIFIVAGTNKPRNSKIKKIGAPADSINSLVVNSVGFDNKPADYSREGLVLSFFNKPDISYYGGDNKKGIRACSPYGEAIVLGTSFAAPWITRKVAYLIEVLGLTRELAKALIIDSATSWSNNIYSTQLIGYGIVPININDIIKTKNDEIKFMINGISEKYDTYNYNIPIPEDKEKQPFVSKATLCYFTNCSRNQGVDYTNTEMDIHFGKITKTKTGALKINSINDNKQADEGKILLYENAARSLYRKWDNVKHIRENFKTPTGKNKKPKQKQENGLWGISIKTKERLNQGDGNGLKFGLVITLKEVNGKNRIQEFIQLCQIRGWLVTRIDVENKIDIYNKAEEEVIFEQSNK, encoded by the coding sequence GTGAACGAAATTCTTCAATTAAAAGGAGCTTTTGAACAAAAAGATTCGAATAATAGACCAGCATTTCCAAATGTTCCTAAAAAAAAATATGTAACTATTGATCATATAGTTAATCTTAAAAATAATTTAAAAGAAGTGAGAGTTTTTTGGCAAAATGAAAAATTAAAAATAAAGCCTCTTGTTAGTGCATATTATTTTGATGTAGTTGCAAAAAGTAATAGAATAAAAGGAATATTTGAAAGTGGAATAAAAAGAAATAATGATCTAATTGTTGGTGCTAAATTTTCTGACGGAGATAAGAAGAAACATATAATAACATACTGTGTAAGTACTACAACTTTAAATAATGCTATTAGTTATTTAGAAAAAGCTATAAGTATAATAAAAAACTATTTTGGAGAAAAAATTACCTATGAAGATTTAAAAAATATTCAAGCAGATAAATATAAAAATATTTTTGATAAAAAAAATATATCAAAAACAAGATTTGCAAGTATAATAGTTGATTCATATTATTTAGAAAATTTTGGTATAGAAAAAAATAATGTAAATTTAGAAGAGAATTCAATTATAACATTATATGATACAGGGACTAAAACATCTGAAATAATGAAACAACTGGATATAAATTTTTTAAATATAAGAAGTATTGATGAGACAACAGTGCTTCTTACACCTGAACAATATAATTTATTAAAAACAAAAGCTCCTTATCTAATTTCAATGGCTGTAAGTGATATTTCTACATTAGAAAAAGAAAATATTTTAAATGTTGAAGAAAAAATAATTTCTATCCCATCTCCAAGCAATGAACCTACTATTGGAGTAATTGATACACTGTTTGATGAAAATGTATACTTTTCAGAATGGGTTACTTTTGTAAATAAAGTTGATAGTAATATACCTTTAATTCCTGAAGATTATAGGCATGGCACAATGGTATCATCTATTATAGTTGATGGTTCAAATATTAATCCTGAATTGGATGATGGTTGTGGAAGATTTAAAGTAAGACATTTTGGAGTTACAACTAGTGGAAAATTTAGTTCGTTTTCAATTTTAAGAGCGATTAAAGAAATAGTAGAAACAAATAGAGATATAAAAGTTTGGAATCTTTCTTTAGGTTCTTCTATGGAAATAAATCCCAACTTTATTTCCCCAGAAGCTGCTATTCTTGATAAAATACAATTTGATAATAATGTTATATTTATAGTGGCTGGGACAAATAAACCAAGAAATTCTAAAATTAAAAAAATAGGTGCTCCTGCTGATTCAATTAATTCATTAGTTGTTAATTCAGTTGGATTTGATAATAAACCAGCTGATTATTCAAGAGAAGGATTAGTTCTTTCATTTTTTAATAAACCTGATATAAGTTATTATGGTGGAGACAATAAAAAAGGAATTAGAGCATGCTCTCCTTATGGGGAGGCAATAGTTCTAGGTACTTCTTTTGCTGCTCCTTGGATAACTAGAAAAGTAGCATATTTAATTGAAGTATTAGGATTAACAAGAGAATTAGCAAAAGCTTTAATAATTGATTCAGCAACTAGTTGGAGTAATAATATTTATAGTACTCAATTGATAGGATATGGAATAGTTCCAATAAATATTAATGACATAATAAAAACTAAAAATGATGAAATAAAATTTATGATAAATGGAATATCAGAAAAATATGATACATATAATTATAATATTCCTATTCCAGAAGATAAAGAAAAACAACCATTTGTTTCAAAAGCTACATTATGTTATTTTACAAATTGTTCCAGAAATCAAGGTGTTGACTATACAAATACTGAAATGGATATTCATTTTGGAAAAATTACTAAAACAAAAACAGGTGCTTTAAAAATTAATAGTATAAATGATAACAAACAAGCTGATGAGGGAAAAATTTTACTATACGAAAATGCTGCTCGTAGTTTATATAGAAAATGGGATAACGTGAAACATATTAGAGAAAATTTTAAAACTCCAACTGGGAAAAATAAAAAGCCAAAACAAAAACAAGAAAATGGATTATGGGGAATTAGTATCAAGACCAAAGAAAGATTGAATCAAGGAGATGGCAATGGTTTAAAATTCGGGTTAGTAATTACTTTAAAAGAAGTAAATGGTAAAAATAGAATACAAGAATTTATACAACTATGCCAGATTAGAGGATGGTTAGTAACTAGAATTGATGTAGAAAATAAAATTGATATCTATAATAAAGCAGAAGAAGAAGTTATTTTTGAACAAAGTAATAAATAG
- a CDS encoding YMGG-like glycine zipper-containing protein yields MKKLFIILAISVLAFAGCSRTEKHIAAGTAAGAVAGHLIGGNTGTIVGAGVGAAAGAIIADKNK; encoded by the coding sequence ATGAAAAAATTATTTATAATTTTAGCTATTTCTGTACTTGCTTTTGCTGGATGTTCTCGTACTGAAAAACATATCGCTGCTGGAACTGCCGCTGGAGCTGTAGCTGGGCATCTTATTGGTGGAAACACTGGTACTATAGTTGGTGCTGGAGTTGGAGCCGCTGCTGGAGCTATTATAGCAGATAAAAACAAATAA
- a CDS encoding sugar phosphate nucleotidyltransferase, which translates to MKTTLIIMAAGIGSRFGTGIKQLTKMGVNDEIIMDYSIHDAKEAGFDKVIIIIRKDIEEEFKQVIGNRIGKYMDVEYVFQSIDDIPEGFSVPEGRTKPWGTGQAILCCKDVVKDPFVVINADDYYGKEAFKLLHDFLVKPHSVSDKFNVGMAGFILKNTLSKNGTVTRGICITDENDMLLRVQETKGIGYTEDGKLTCDQEEVMPILNEEAVVSMNMWAAYPEFLDYLEKDFVNFLNKNGESKTSEYLLPMIVDELLQKGKATVNVMRTYDKWIGITYAEDTELAKESFKDMIAKGIYNADLWSK; encoded by the coding sequence ATGAAAACAACTTTAATTATTATGGCTGCTGGAATTGGTTCTCGTTTTGGGACAGGTATTAAGCAATTAACTAAAATGGGAGTTAATGATGAAATCATTATGGATTATTCTATCCATGATGCTAAAGAAGCTGGATTTGATAAAGTAATTATTATTATTCGTAAAGATATAGAAGAGGAGTTTAAACAAGTTATAGGAAATCGTATTGGAAAATATATGGATGTAGAGTATGTATTCCAAAGCATAGATGATATACCAGAAGGATTTTCTGTACCAGAGGGACGTACAAAACCTTGGGGAACAGGGCAAGCTATTTTATGCTGTAAAGATGTAGTAAAAGATCCATTTGTTGTTATTAATGCTGATGACTATTATGGAAAAGAGGCTTTTAAATTATTACATGACTTTTTAGTAAAACCTCATTCAGTAAGTGATAAATTTAATGTAGGAATGGCAGGATTTATATTAAAAAATACTTTAAGTAAGAATGGAACAGTAACACGTGGTATTTGTATTACAGATGAAAATGATATGCTTCTTAGAGTGCAAGAGACTAAAGGAATTGGTTATACTGAAGATGGAAAATTAACTTGTGATCAAGAAGAAGTTATGCCTATTTTAAATGAAGAAGCTGTAGTGTCAATGAATATGTGGGCAGCTTATCCAGAGTTTTTAGATTACTTAGAAAAAGATTTTGTAAACTTTTTAAATAAGAATGGAGAATCTAAAACTTCTGAATATTTACTTCCTATGATTGTTGATGAGCTATTACAAAAAGGAAAAGCAACAGTTAATGTAATGAGAACTTATGATAAATGGATTGGAATAACTTATGCAGAGGATACAGAATTAGCAAAAGAAAGTTTTAAGGATATGATAGCAAAAGGAATTTACAATGCTGATTTGTGGAGTAAATAA
- the minC gene encoding septum site-determining protein MinC has product MNNYVILKGKKDRLVIHLNSEVDFLTLRDSLVEKIQEAKNFIGNVHLAIEFTNRVLTELEENVLIDLIKLNSDLNITYVFSESGSGVNKKEKIKFFKAVTEEGPTKFFRGTLRSGNKIEYDGNIVVIGDVNPGAMLRAKGNIIVLGHLNGTVYAGLDDDKDAFIGANYMNPIQLVIGSTIAKPMQKEILDTNKVDRKGGFKIAYIKNNEILIEDFSARSYNE; this is encoded by the coding sequence ATGAATAATTATGTTATTTTGAAAGGAAAAAAGGATAGACTAGTAATACATCTAAATTCAGAGGTAGACTTTTTAACTCTTAGGGATAGCTTAGTTGAAAAGATACAAGAGGCTAAAAATTTTATTGGGAATGTTCATTTAGCAATAGAATTTACTAATAGAGTTTTAACTGAATTAGAAGAAAATGTTTTAATTGATCTGATTAAGTTAAATAGTGATTTGAATATTACTTATGTTTTTTCTGAAAGTGGTTCGGGAGTAAATAAAAAAGAAAAGATAAAGTTTTTTAAAGCAGTAACTGAAGAAGGACCAACTAAATTTTTTAGAGGGACTCTTAGATCAGGGAATAAGATAGAATATGATGGAAATATAGTTGTTATTGGAGATGTAAATCCCGGGGCTATGTTGAGAGCAAAGGGAAATATAATAGTATTAGGGCATTTAAATGGAACTGTTTATGCAGGTTTAGATGATGATAAAGATGCTTTTATAGGTGCTAATTATATGAATCCAATCCAATTAGTAATAGGTAGTACAATAGCTAAACCTATGCAAAAAGAAATATTAGATACAAATAAAGTAGATAGAAAAGGAGGCTTCAAGATAGCCTACATAAAAAATAATGAGATATTAATAGAAGATTTTAGTGCACGTTCATATAATGAATAA
- a CDS encoding FtsX-like permease family protein: MKMIFWLAYKMLLGNLKRAIFPFLGVVGGISALVLSLALGDGGERMITTNLMAIGNNRIMLGGDELSKRDIQILENYPFVDYVFFPEARKYDGNNVFRGYSKKALMAMGINSNLGNMEVILDKNQFPDANIGDKIELITETGRKNFIVADLYEEKNPFELTRQGNRIIVSQDYFGKLFGIYRFREIVVSLFPNEDSEELIPIILQKFNNDRRGINQVRLLETPEVYKRIIKIQKMVRNTLGALAFISICLGGFGIMNLIAGGVKARTVHIGILRAIGLSKENVTKVFLAEGIIIAISGTICGLLLGIICSFIAEKIIMIPPMFKVIKIIIYLIIALTFGIGIGIFPAKKAGEMSITEALREN, from the coding sequence ATGAAGATGATATTTTGGTTAGCTTATAAAATGTTACTAGGTAATTTAAAAAGAGCTATTTTTCCTTTTCTTGGAGTTGTAGGAGGAATTTCTGCATTAGTACTATCACTAGCACTAGGAGATGGTGGAGAAAGAATGATTACAACTAATCTTATGGCAATAGGGAATAATAGAATAATGCTTGGGGGAGATGAGCTAAGTAAAAGAGATATTCAAATATTAGAGAATTATCCATTTGTTGATTATGTTTTTTTTCCAGAGGCTAGAAAGTATGATGGGAATAATGTTTTTAGAGGGTATTCAAAGAAAGCTTTGATGGCAATGGGAATAAATTCTAATTTAGGAAATATGGAAGTTATTTTAGATAAAAATCAGTTTCCAGATGCTAATATAGGCGATAAAATAGAATTAATAACAGAGACTGGGAGAAAAAATTTTATTGTAGCAGATCTATATGAAGAAAAAAATCCTTTTGAATTAACAAGACAGGGAAATAGAATAATAGTTTCTCAAGATTATTTTGGGAAACTTTTTGGGATATATCGTTTTAGAGAAATAGTTGTTTCACTTTTTCCTAATGAAGATTCAGAAGAATTAATACCTATTATTTTACAAAAATTTAACAATGATAGAAGAGGAATAAATCAAGTAAGATTATTAGAAACACCTGAAGTATATAAAAGAATAATAAAAATTCAAAAGATGGTAAGAAATACTTTAGGAGCATTAGCTTTTATTTCAATATGTTTAGGTGGTTTTGGAATCATGAACTTAATTGCTGGAGGAGTAAAGGCTAGAACAGTTCATATAGGTATTTTAAGAGCTATAGGACTTTCAAAAGAAAATGTGACAAAGGTATTCTTAGCTGAAGGAATAATAATTGCTATTTCAGGAACTATATGTGGTTTATTATTAGGAATAATATGTAGTTTTATAGCAGAGAAAATAATTATGATTCCACCAATGTTTAAAGTAATAAAGATAATTATTTACCTGATAATTGCTTTAACTTTTGGAATAGGAATAGGAATTTTTCCAGCAAAGAAAGCTGGAGAGATGAGTATAACAGAAGCTTTAAGAGAAAATTGA